In Rattus norvegicus strain BN/NHsdMcwi chromosome 1, GRCr8, whole genome shotgun sequence, a genomic segment contains:
- the Vom2r30 gene encoding vomeronasal 2 receptor 30 precursor yields MFILMVVFFFLNLPHLMANFTDPRCFWRINLDEDQNKDLGISCSFILGAVQLPMEKDYFNQTLNVLKTTKTNKYALVLAFSMNEINRNPDLLPNMSLVIKHTLSYCDGKTVHHIVKEKFYNPLPNYICNEETMCSFLLTGLNWISSIKLFRELDVFLFPRFLQISYGPFHSIFSDNEQFPYVYQMTPKDTLLPLAMVSIIHYFNWNWVGLVISDNDEGNQFLSELKKETQTKEICFAFVTMMTINDLSSYHKTEMYYNEIVMSSTNVIIIYGETDSIIELSFRMWKSPVIQRIWITKSELDFPTSNGDLSHDIFYGTLTFLHHHGEISGFKNFVETRYHLKSRDLNLLIPEWNYFNYEASASNCKILRNYSSNSSLEWLTEQKFQMAFNDESNSIYNAVYAMAHALHEKNLQEVDNQEIKNGKRTSTHCLKLNSFLRKTHFTNPLGDKVIMKQRERVQEDYDIVHIQNFSQRLRIKVKIGKFSPYFPHGGRFHLYEEMIELATGSRKMPSSVCSADCSPGFRKIWKEGMAACCFICSPCPENEISNETNMDQCVNCPEYQYANKEKNKCIQKGVIFLSYEDPLGMVLALIAFCLSVFTAVVFCVFVKNHDTPIVKANNRILSYLLVMSLMFCFLCSFFFIGHPNNATCILQQITFGITFTVAVSTVLAKTITVVLAFKITDPGRMLRNFLVLGAPNYIIPICSLLQCILCAIWLAVSPPFVDIDKHSEHGHIIIVCNKGSVMAFYCVLGYLACLALGSFTMAFLAKNLPDTFNEAKYLTFSILVFFSVWVTFLPVYHSTKGRVMVAVEIFSILSSSAGMLGCIFTPKIYIILVKPERNSIQRIREKSYF; encoded by the exons aaaaacaactaaaaccaacaAATATGCCTTGGTATTAGCCTTTTCAATGAATGAAATCAACAGGAATCCTGATCTTTTACCAAATATGTCTTTGGTTATAAAACATACTTTGAGCTATTGTGATGGAAAAACTGTACACCACAtagttaaagaaaaattttataacCCTTTACCTAATTACATCTGTAATGAAGAGACTATGTGTTCATTTCTGCTTACAGGACTGAATTGGATATCATCAATAAAGCTTTTTAGAGAGTTGGACGTCTTCTTATTTCCACGT TTCCTTCAGATTTCCTATGGACCTTTCCATTCCATCTTCAGTGATAATGAACAATTTCCATATGTCTATCAGATGACCCCAAAGGACACATTACTACCCTTGGCAATGGTCTCCATCATACATTACTTCAACTGGAACTGGGTTGGCCTTGTCATCTCAGATAATGATGAAGGCAATCAATTTCTCTCAGAGTTGAAAAAAGAGACCCAAACCAAGGAAATTTGCTTTGCCTTTGTAACCATGATGACAATCAATGACCTTTCATCCTATCATAAAACAGAGATGTACTACAATGAAATTGTGATGTCATCAACAAATGTTATTATCATTTATGGGGAAACAGATAGTATTATTGAATTGAGCTTCAGAATGTGGAAATCTCCAGTTATACAGAGGATTTGGATCACCAAATCAGAGTTGGATTTCCCCACAAGTAACGGAGACTTAAGTCATGACATATTCTATGGGACTCTCACATTTTTACACCACCATGGTGAGATTTCTGGATTTAAAAATTTTGTAGAGACACGGTACCATCTCAAAAGCAGAGATTTAAATCTGTTAATACCAGAATGGAATTACTTTAACTATGAAGCCTCAGCATCTAACTGTAAAATACTGAGGAACTATTCATCCAATTCCTCATTGGAATGGCTAACAGAACAGAAGTTTCAGATGGCCTTTAATGATGAGAGTAATAGCATATACAATGCTGTGTATGCCATGGCCCATGCTCTCCATGAGAAAAATCTGCAAGAGGTTGATAATCAGGAAataaaaaatgggaaaagaaCAAGTACTCACTGCTTGAAG TTAAACTCCTTTCTCAGAAAGACTCACTTTACTAATCCTCTTGGGGACAAAGTGAttatgaaacagagagagagagtgcaggaAGACTATGACATTGTTCACATTCAGAATTTCTCACAACGCCTTCGGATTAAAGTGAAGATAGGAAAGTTCAGCCCATATTTTCCACATGGTGGACGCTTTCACTTATATGAAGAAATGATTGAGTTGgccacaggaagtagaaag ATGCCATCCTCTGTGTGCAGTGCAGATTGTAGTCCTGGATTCAGAAAAatctggaaggaaggaatggCAGCCTGCTGTTTTATTTGCAGCCCCTGCcctgaaaatgaaatttctaatgAGACAA ATATGGATCAGTGTGTGAATTGTCCAGAATACCAGTATgccaacaaagaaaagaacaaatgcaTTCAGAAAGGTGTGATTTTTCTAAGCTATGAAGACCCATTGGGGATGGTTCTTGCCTTAATAgccttctgtttgtctgtcttcacAGCTGTggtattttgtgtctttgtgAAGAACCATGACACTCCTATTGTGAAAGCCAATAACAGAATCCTCAGCTACCTATTAGTCATGTCACTCATGTTCTGTTTTCTGTGCTCCTTTTTCTTCATTGGCCATCCTAACAATGCTACCTGTATCTTACAGCAAATCACATTTGGAATTACCTTCACTGTGGCTGTTTCCACAGTTCTGGCCAAAACAATAACTGTGGTTCTGGCTTTCAAAATCACAGACCCAGGAAGAATGTTAAGAAACTTCCTGGTATTGGGGGCACCTAACTACATTATTCCCATATGTTCCTTATTGCAATGTATTCTGTGTGCAATTTGGCTagcagtttctcctccctttgtTGATATTGACAAACATTCTGAGCATGGCCACATCATAATCGTGTGCAACAAGGGCTCTGTTATGGCGTTCTACTGTGTCCTAGGATACTTGGCCTGCTTGGCCCTTGGAAGCTTCACTATGGCTTTCTTGGCAAAAAATCTGCCTGACACATTCAATGAAGCCAAATACTTAACCTTCAGCATTCTAGTGTTCTTCAGTGTCTGGGTAACCTTTCTTCCTGTGTACCATAGCACCAAGGGCAGAGTCATGGTTGCTGTGGAGATCTTCTCCATCTTGTCATCCAGTGCAGGGATGCTTGGATGCATATTTACACCCAAAATCTACATCATTTTAGTGAAACCAGAGAGAAATTCTATCCAAAGGATCAGGGAGAAATCATATTTCTGA
- the Vom2r30 gene encoding vomeronasal 2 receptor 30 isoform X1 produces MFILMVVFFFLNLPHLMANFTDPRCFWRINLDEDQNKDLGISCSFILGAVQLPMEKDYFNQTLNVLKTTKTNKYALVLAFSMNEINRNPDLLPNMSLVIKHTLSYCDGKTVHHIVKEKFYNPLPNYICNEETMCSFLLTGLNWISSIKLFRELDFLQISYGPFHSIFSDNEQFPYVYQMTPKDTLLPLAMVSIIHYFNWNWVGLVISDNDEGNQFLSELKKETQTKEICFAFVTMMTINDLSSYHKTEMYYNEIVMSSTNVIIIYGETDSIIELSFRMWKSPVIQRIWITKSELDFPTSNGDLSHDIFYGTLTFLHHHGEISGFKNFVETRYHLKSRDLNLLIPEWNYFNYEASASNCKILRNYSSNSSLEWLTEQKFQMAFNDESNSIYNAVYAMAHALHEKNLQEVDNQEIKNGKRTSTHCLKLNSFLRKTHFTNPLGDKVIMKQRERVQEDYDIVHIQNFSQRLRIKVKIGKFSPYFPHGGRFHLYEEMIELATGSRKMPSSVCSADCSPGFRKIWKEGMAACCFICSPCPENEISNETNMDQCVNCPEYQYANKEKNKCIQKGVIFLSYEDPLGMVLALIAFCLSVFTAVVFCVFVKNHDTPIVKANNRILSYLLVMSLMFCFLCSFFFIGHPNNATCILQQITFGITFTVAVSTVLAKTITVVLAFKITDPGRMLRNFLVLGAPNYIIPICSLLQCILCAIWLAVSPPFVDIDKHSEHGHIIIVCNKGSVMAFYCVLGYLACLALGSFTMAFLAKNLPDTFNEAKYLTFSILVFFSVWVTFLPVYHSTKGRVMVAVEIFSILSSSAGMLGCIFTPKIYIILVKPERNSIQRIREKSYF; encoded by the exons aaaaacaactaaaaccaacaAATATGCCTTGGTATTAGCCTTTTCAATGAATGAAATCAACAGGAATCCTGATCTTTTACCAAATATGTCTTTGGTTATAAAACATACTTTGAGCTATTGTGATGGAAAAACTGTACACCACAtagttaaagaaaaattttataacCCTTTACCTAATTACATCTGTAATGAAGAGACTATGTGTTCATTTCTGCTTACAGGACTGAATTGGATATCATCAATAAAGCTTTTTAGAGAGTTGGAC TTCCTTCAGATTTCCTATGGACCTTTCCATTCCATCTTCAGTGATAATGAACAATTTCCATATGTCTATCAGATGACCCCAAAGGACACATTACTACCCTTGGCAATGGTCTCCATCATACATTACTTCAACTGGAACTGGGTTGGCCTTGTCATCTCAGATAATGATGAAGGCAATCAATTTCTCTCAGAGTTGAAAAAAGAGACCCAAACCAAGGAAATTTGCTTTGCCTTTGTAACCATGATGACAATCAATGACCTTTCATCCTATCATAAAACAGAGATGTACTACAATGAAATTGTGATGTCATCAACAAATGTTATTATCATTTATGGGGAAACAGATAGTATTATTGAATTGAGCTTCAGAATGTGGAAATCTCCAGTTATACAGAGGATTTGGATCACCAAATCAGAGTTGGATTTCCCCACAAGTAACGGAGACTTAAGTCATGACATATTCTATGGGACTCTCACATTTTTACACCACCATGGTGAGATTTCTGGATTTAAAAATTTTGTAGAGACACGGTACCATCTCAAAAGCAGAGATTTAAATCTGTTAATACCAGAATGGAATTACTTTAACTATGAAGCCTCAGCATCTAACTGTAAAATACTGAGGAACTATTCATCCAATTCCTCATTGGAATGGCTAACAGAACAGAAGTTTCAGATGGCCTTTAATGATGAGAGTAATAGCATATACAATGCTGTGTATGCCATGGCCCATGCTCTCCATGAGAAAAATCTGCAAGAGGTTGATAATCAGGAAataaaaaatgggaaaagaaCAAGTACTCACTGCTTGAAG TTAAACTCCTTTCTCAGAAAGACTCACTTTACTAATCCTCTTGGGGACAAAGTGAttatgaaacagagagagagagtgcaggaAGACTATGACATTGTTCACATTCAGAATTTCTCACAACGCCTTCGGATTAAAGTGAAGATAGGAAAGTTCAGCCCATATTTTCCACATGGTGGACGCTTTCACTTATATGAAGAAATGATTGAGTTGgccacaggaagtagaaag ATGCCATCCTCTGTGTGCAGTGCAGATTGTAGTCCTGGATTCAGAAAAatctggaaggaaggaatggCAGCCTGCTGTTTTATTTGCAGCCCCTGCcctgaaaatgaaatttctaatgAGACAA ATATGGATCAGTGTGTGAATTGTCCAGAATACCAGTATgccaacaaagaaaagaacaaatgcaTTCAGAAAGGTGTGATTTTTCTAAGCTATGAAGACCCATTGGGGATGGTTCTTGCCTTAATAgccttctgtttgtctgtcttcacAGCTGTggtattttgtgtctttgtgAAGAACCATGACACTCCTATTGTGAAAGCCAATAACAGAATCCTCAGCTACCTATTAGTCATGTCACTCATGTTCTGTTTTCTGTGCTCCTTTTTCTTCATTGGCCATCCTAACAATGCTACCTGTATCTTACAGCAAATCACATTTGGAATTACCTTCACTGTGGCTGTTTCCACAGTTCTGGCCAAAACAATAACTGTGGTTCTGGCTTTCAAAATCACAGACCCAGGAAGAATGTTAAGAAACTTCCTGGTATTGGGGGCACCTAACTACATTATTCCCATATGTTCCTTATTGCAATGTATTCTGTGTGCAATTTGGCTagcagtttctcctccctttgtTGATATTGACAAACATTCTGAGCATGGCCACATCATAATCGTGTGCAACAAGGGCTCTGTTATGGCGTTCTACTGTGTCCTAGGATACTTGGCCTGCTTGGCCCTTGGAAGCTTCACTATGGCTTTCTTGGCAAAAAATCTGCCTGACACATTCAATGAAGCCAAATACTTAACCTTCAGCATTCTAGTGTTCTTCAGTGTCTGGGTAACCTTTCTTCCTGTGTACCATAGCACCAAGGGCAGAGTCATGGTTGCTGTGGAGATCTTCTCCATCTTGTCATCCAGTGCAGGGATGCTTGGATGCATATTTACACCCAAAATCTACATCATTTTAGTGAAACCAGAGAGAAATTCTATCCAAAGGATCAGGGAGAAATCATATTTCTGA
- the Vom2r30 gene encoding vomeronasal 2 receptor 30 isoform X2, with the protein MFILMVVFFFLNLPHLMANFTDPRCFWRINLDEDQNKDLGISCSFILGAVQLPMEKDYFNQTLNVLKTTKTNKYALVLAFSMNEINRNPDLLPNMSLVIKHTLSYCDGKTVHHIVKEKFYNPLPNYICNEETMCSFLLTGLNWISSIKLFRELDVFLFPRFLQISYGPFHSIFSDNEQFPYVYQMTPKDTLLPLAMVSIIHYFNWNWVGLVISDNDEGNQFLSELKKETQTKEICFAFVTMMTINDLSSYHKTEMYYNEIVMSSTNVIIIYGETDSIIELSFRMWKSPVIQRIWITKSELDFPTSNGDLSHDIFYGTLTFLHHHGEISGFKNFVETRYHLKSRDLNLLIPEWNYFNYEASASNCKILRNYSSNSSLEWLTEQKFQMAFNDESNSIYNAVYAMAHALHEKNLQEVDNQEIKNGKRTSTHCLKLNSFLRKTHFTNPLGDKVIMKQRERVQEDYDIVHIQNFSQRLRIKVKIGKFSPYFPHGGRFHLYEEMIELATGSRKMPSSVCSADCSPGFRKIWKEGMAACCFICSPCPENEISNETTVVFCVFVKNHDTPIVKANNRILSYLLVMSLMFCFLCSFFFIGHPNNATCILQQITFGITFTVAVSTVLAKTITVVLAFKITDPGRMLRNFLVLGAPNYIIPICSLLQCILCAIWLAVSPPFVDIDKHSEHGHIIIVCNKGSVMAFYCVLGYLACLALGSFTMAFLAKNLPDTFNEAKYLTFSILVFFSVWVTFLPVYHSTKGRVMVAVEIFSILSSSAGMLGCIFTPKIYIILVKPERNSIQRIREKSYF; encoded by the exons aaaaacaactaaaaccaacaAATATGCCTTGGTATTAGCCTTTTCAATGAATGAAATCAACAGGAATCCTGATCTTTTACCAAATATGTCTTTGGTTATAAAACATACTTTGAGCTATTGTGATGGAAAAACTGTACACCACAtagttaaagaaaaattttataacCCTTTACCTAATTACATCTGTAATGAAGAGACTATGTGTTCATTTCTGCTTACAGGACTGAATTGGATATCATCAATAAAGCTTTTTAGAGAGTTGGACGTCTTCTTATTTCCACGT TTCCTTCAGATTTCCTATGGACCTTTCCATTCCATCTTCAGTGATAATGAACAATTTCCATATGTCTATCAGATGACCCCAAAGGACACATTACTACCCTTGGCAATGGTCTCCATCATACATTACTTCAACTGGAACTGGGTTGGCCTTGTCATCTCAGATAATGATGAAGGCAATCAATTTCTCTCAGAGTTGAAAAAAGAGACCCAAACCAAGGAAATTTGCTTTGCCTTTGTAACCATGATGACAATCAATGACCTTTCATCCTATCATAAAACAGAGATGTACTACAATGAAATTGTGATGTCATCAACAAATGTTATTATCATTTATGGGGAAACAGATAGTATTATTGAATTGAGCTTCAGAATGTGGAAATCTCCAGTTATACAGAGGATTTGGATCACCAAATCAGAGTTGGATTTCCCCACAAGTAACGGAGACTTAAGTCATGACATATTCTATGGGACTCTCACATTTTTACACCACCATGGTGAGATTTCTGGATTTAAAAATTTTGTAGAGACACGGTACCATCTCAAAAGCAGAGATTTAAATCTGTTAATACCAGAATGGAATTACTTTAACTATGAAGCCTCAGCATCTAACTGTAAAATACTGAGGAACTATTCATCCAATTCCTCATTGGAATGGCTAACAGAACAGAAGTTTCAGATGGCCTTTAATGATGAGAGTAATAGCATATACAATGCTGTGTATGCCATGGCCCATGCTCTCCATGAGAAAAATCTGCAAGAGGTTGATAATCAGGAAataaaaaatgggaaaagaaCAAGTACTCACTGCTTGAAG TTAAACTCCTTTCTCAGAAAGACTCACTTTACTAATCCTCTTGGGGACAAAGTGAttatgaaacagagagagagagtgcaggaAGACTATGACATTGTTCACATTCAGAATTTCTCACAACGCCTTCGGATTAAAGTGAAGATAGGAAAGTTCAGCCCATATTTTCCACATGGTGGACGCTTTCACTTATATGAAGAAATGATTGAGTTGgccacaggaagtagaaag ATGCCATCCTCTGTGTGCAGTGCAGATTGTAGTCCTGGATTCAGAAAAatctggaaggaaggaatggCAGCCTGCTGTTTTATTTGCAGCCCCTGCcctgaaaatgaaatttctaatgAGACAA CTGTggtattttgtgtctttgtgAAGAACCATGACACTCCTATTGTGAAAGCCAATAACAGAATCCTCAGCTACCTATTAGTCATGTCACTCATGTTCTGTTTTCTGTGCTCCTTTTTCTTCATTGGCCATCCTAACAATGCTACCTGTATCTTACAGCAAATCACATTTGGAATTACCTTCACTGTGGCTGTTTCCACAGTTCTGGCCAAAACAATAACTGTGGTTCTGGCTTTCAAAATCACAGACCCAGGAAGAATGTTAAGAAACTTCCTGGTATTGGGGGCACCTAACTACATTATTCCCATATGTTCCTTATTGCAATGTATTCTGTGTGCAATTTGGCTagcagtttctcctccctttgtTGATATTGACAAACATTCTGAGCATGGCCACATCATAATCGTGTGCAACAAGGGCTCTGTTATGGCGTTCTACTGTGTCCTAGGATACTTGGCCTGCTTGGCCCTTGGAAGCTTCACTATGGCTTTCTTGGCAAAAAATCTGCCTGACACATTCAATGAAGCCAAATACTTAACCTTCAGCATTCTAGTGTTCTTCAGTGTCTGGGTAACCTTTCTTCCTGTGTACCATAGCACCAAGGGCAGAGTCATGGTTGCTGTGGAGATCTTCTCCATCTTGTCATCCAGTGCAGGGATGCTTGGATGCATATTTACACCCAAAATCTACATCATTTTAGTGAAACCAGAGAGAAATTCTATCCAAAGGATCAGGGAGAAATCATATTTCTGA